The following are encoded in a window of Caloenas nicobarica isolate bCalNic1 chromosome 32, bCalNic1.hap1, whole genome shotgun sequence genomic DNA:
- the NXF1 gene encoding nuclear RNA export factor 1: MAEEGKGGYSEHDDRVGGRGFSGRRKKGRGPFRGKMYSEPNHRPRSRPGPRARPDDDDGDVPMSEAHDGPRGRYLPYGPRPNRTANIHITVRRDLPAPERGGGGTSRDGGRRNWFKITIPYGKKYDKSWLLSSIQNLCSVPFTPVEFHYDHNRAQFYVEDATTASALKQVSRKITDRDNYKVVIVINSSAPPQSLQNELKPEEIEQLKLCMSKRYDGSQRALDLKSLRVDPDLVSQGIDAVLNQRSCMQAVLRIIEENIPELQSLNLSHNKLYRLDDLSELPLKAAGLKILDLSRNELKSDRELDKVKGLKLEELWLDGNPLCDAFRDQSSYISSVRERFPKLLRLDGHELPPPIAFDVEAPTTLPPCKGSYFGSDDLKVLVLRFLQQYYSIYDSSDRQGLLDAYHDGACCSLSIPFAPQAPPRNSLNEYFKDSRNVKKLKDPTMRFKLLKHTRLNVVAFLNELPKTQHDVNSFMVDICAQTNTLLCFAVHGIFKEVDGKSRDSVRAFTRMFIAVPAGNTGLCIVNDELFVRNATSEETRKAFLVPAPTPSSSPVPTLSAEQQEMLAAFSMQSGMNLEWSQKCLQDNDWDYGRAGQVFTQLKMEGKIPEVAFLK, translated from the exons ATGGcggaggaggggaaagggggaTACAGCG AGCACGATGACCGCGTGGGTGGCCGAGGCTTCTCGGGCCGCAGGAAGAAAGGCCGTGGCCCGTTCCGCGGGAAGATGTACAGCGAGCCCAACCACCgcccccgcagccgccccggcccccgcgcGCGCCCGGACGACGACGATGGCGACGTCCCCATGAGCGAAGCCCACGACGGACCCCGCGGGCGATA TTTGCCGTATGGCCCCCGGCCCAACCGCACGGCCAACATCCACATCACGGTCAGACGGGACCTGCCGGCCCCGGAGCGCGGTGGCGGCGGCACCAGCCGCGACGGCGGCCGCAGGAACTGGTTCAAGATCACG ATCCCCTATGGAAAGAAATACGACAAGTCGTGGCTGCTGAGCTCTATCCAGAACCTCTGCAGCGTCCCCTTCACCCCCGTTGAG TTCCACTACGACCACAACCGGGCCCAGTTCTACGTGGAAGACGCCACCACCGCCAGCGCCCTCAAGCAGGTGTCCCGCAAAATCACCGACAGGGACAACTACAAG GTGGTGATCGTGATCAACTCATCGGCTCCGCCGCAGTCCCTGCAAAACGAGCTGAAACCGGAGGAGATCGAGCAACTGAAG CTCTGCATGAGCAAGAGATACGACGGGTCGCAGCGAGCGCTGGACCTCAAGAGCCTCCGCGTGGACCCGG aTCTGGTGTCTCAGGGCATCGACGCGGTGCTGAACCAGCGCAGCTGCATGCAGGCGGTGCTGCGCATCATCGAGGAGAACATCCCCGAG CTCCAGTCCCTCAACCTCAGCCACAACAAGCTTTACCGCCTGGACGATCTCTCCGAGCTGCCTCTCAAAGCCGCCGGCCTCAAAATCCTCGACCTCTCTCgcaatgag tTAAAATCCGACCGGGAGCTGGACAAGGTGAAGGGGCTCAAACTGGAGGAGCTTTGGCTCGACGGGAACCCGCTTTGCGACGCTTTCCGGGACCAGTCCAGCTACATCAG CTCCGTCAGAGAGAGATTCCCGAAGCTGCTGCGCCTG GACGGCCACGAGCTCCCCCCCCCCATCGCCTTCGACGTGGAGGCCCCCACGACGCTGCCGCCCTGCAag GGCAGCTACTTTGGCTCAGATGACCTGAAGGTTTTGGTGCTGCGGTTCTTACAGCA GTATTACTCGATTTACGACTCCAGTGACCGGCAGGGGCTGCTGGACGCGTATCACGACGGcgcctgctgctccctcagcatccccttcgccccccaggccccccccaG GAACAGCCTGAACGAGTATTTCAAGGACAGCAGGAACGTGAAAAAGCTGAAGGATCCCA CCATGCGCTTCAAGCTCCTCAAACACACGCGGCTTAACGTGGTGGCTTTTCTCAacgagctccccaaaacccaacacGACGTCAACTCCTTCATGGTGGATATTTGTGCCCAAACG AACACCCTCCTGTGCTTCGCCGTCCACGGGATCTTCAAGGAAG TGGACGGGAAGTCGCGGGACTCGGTTCGCGCCTTCACGCGGATGTTCATCGCCGTCCCGGCTGGGAACACCGG GCTGTGCATCGTGAACGACGAGCTGTTCGTGCGCAACGCGACCAGCGAGGAGACGCGCAAGGCGTTCCTGGTGCCCGCGCCCACCCCCTCGTCCAGCCCCGTGCCCACGCTCTCGGccgagcagcaggagatgttgGCCGCCTTCTCCATGCAGTCCGGCATGAACCTCGAGTGGTCCCAGAA GTGCCTGCAGGACAACGACTGGGACTATGGCCGGGCCGGGCAGGTCTTCACGCAGCTGAAG ATGGAAGGCAAGATCCCAGAGGTGGCGTTTCTCAAGTGA
- the TMEM223 gene encoding transmembrane protein 223: MAAPRARVAAAAAGAALEAAVPRDVVLFRHDRDRFFRLAGLFCAGQGLFWTYLAHFAFTALRPAAGPGPDDPLRPRDHKWRLGFTASCLTLGSLIVAAGCLFPLRAVRRVTLLRGGTAVTISTHGPLGLGRGPTFTVPLRHVSCRAHRSEAPAAVPIKVRGRPFFFLLDKRGGQLCHPRLFDITVGAYRNL; the protein is encoded by the exons ATGGCGGCGCCGCGGGCCCGggtggcggcggcagcggcgggggcggcgctgGAAGCGGCGGTACCGCGGGACGTGGTTTTGTTCCGCCACGACCGGGACCGTTTCTTCCGCCTGGCCGGGCTGTTCTGCGCGGGGCAGGGCCTCTTCTGGACCTACCTGGCTCATTTCGCCTTCACGGCGCTCCGTCCCGCCGCCGGTCCCGGGCCTGACGacccgctccggccccgcgATCACAAGTGGCGCTTGGGTTTCACCGCCTCCTGCCTCACCCTCG GGTCTCTGATCGTGGCGGCCGGTTGTTTGTTCCCGCTCCGCGCCGTTCGCCGGGTGACGCTGCTCCGGGGGGGCACGGCCGTGACCATCAGCACCCACGGGCCgctggggctgggccggggcccCACGTTCACCGTCCCGCTTCGCCACGTCTCCTGCCGCGCGCACCGCTCCGAGGCTCCGGCCGCCGTCCCCATCAAGGTGCGGGGCCGCCCGTTCTTCTTCCTGCTGGACAAGCGCGgggggcagctctgccacccCCGGCTCTTCGACATCACCGTCGGCGCTTACCGCAACCTCTAG
- the STX5 gene encoding LOW QUALITY PROTEIN: syntaxin-5 (The sequence of the model RefSeq protein was modified relative to this genomic sequence to represent the inferred CDS: deleted 2 bases in 2 codons), whose translation MGGRWAPPVGEEGEGGGGSPVQDSEAGGGTGTDRNGDTLSAPHPVPRRIGKDLSNTFAKLEKLTILAKRKSLFDDKAVEIEELTYIIKQDINSLNKQIAQLQDVVRARGGQSGRHVQSHSNTVVVSLQSKLASMSNDFKSVLEVRTENLKQQRSRREHFSRAPVSALPLAAGNLGECRDLGWGGLLHGAADEPQRGGAVAIEMDARTSQQLQLIDEQDSYIQSRADTMQNIESTIVELGSIFQQLAHMVKEQEETIQRIDASVEDAQLNVEAAHGEILKYFQSVTSNRWLMVKIFLILIVFFIVFVVFLA comes from the exons ATGGGAGGGAGATGGGCTCCTCCTGTGGGCGAGGAAGGGGAGGGCGGTGGGGGGTCCCCAGTGCAGGACAgcgaggcggggggggggacggggacggaCAGGAACGGGGACACCCTGAGCGCCCCCCACCCCGTCCCCAGGCGCATCGGGAAGGACCTGAGCAACACGTTCGCCAAACTGGAGAAGCTGACGATCt tggcCAAGAGAAAGTCGCTTTTCGACGACAAAGCCGTGGAGATCGAGGAGCTGACGTACATCATCAAGCAG GACATCAACAGCCTGAACAAGCAGATCGCGCAGCTGCAGGACGTGGTTCGGGCGCGG GGGGGCCAGAGCGGGCGGCACGTCCAGAGCCACTCGAACACGGTCGTGGTGTCGCTGCag TCCAAACTGGCCTCCATGTCCAACGATTTCAAATCG GTGCTGGAAGTGCGGACAGAG AACCTGAAGCAGCAGCGAAGCCGCCGTGAGCATTTCTCCCGCGCCCCCGTCTCCGCTTTACCCCTCGCTGCCGGCAACCTGGGTGAGTGCCgggatttggggtgggggggtct gcTCCACGGTGCTGCAGACGAGCCGCAGCGCGGGGGGGCCGTGGCCATTGAGATGGACGCGCGGACCAGCCAACAGCTGCAGCTGATCGACGAGCAG GATTCCTACATCCAGAGCCGGGCGGACACGATGCAGAACATCGAATCCACCATCGTGGAGTTGGGCTCCATCTTCCAGCAACTGGCGCACATggtgaaggagcaggaggagacGATCCAGAG GATCGACGCCAGCGTGGAGGACGCGCAGCTGAACGTGGAGGCGGCGCACGGCGAGATCCTCAAGTATTTCCAGTCGGTCACGTCCAACCGGTGGCTGATGGTCAAGatcttcctcatcctcatcgTCTTCTTCATCGTCTTCGTCGTCTTCCTGGCCTga